Proteins co-encoded in one Gracilimonas sp. genomic window:
- a CDS encoding histidine kinase dimerization/phosphoacceptor domain -containing protein: MAKAPLRKIQKNKQEQPEKEISLPSQSKIIRLIRNHSGNMFQPSFGDPTKLGVAKNPYYKFSKVAELSPALILIADRQGFIEYANPSFLKLSQYKEEEVIGCGLEMFKSSLDYQQQYTELKTAIGNGEEWKGELINNKKRGGTFVFSATLTPVRNEYDFITSYIMVGQDITPFRETEKELKMAVEEKTVLLSELHHRVKNNLAIISGLMQLQAFTEGNESVQSKLYSSVGRVQAMANMHELLYESGSFSQLEFGQNLKKIVTSISKMYYELTQKIDVKLDVESVMLNINQAHPCSLIMNEVITNAYKHAFTKAESGKIRIQLYNQEQTVYISIADNGSGLPEDFDIDRDKTLGNTLLKTLVKQLNGTYQYISDEGGTTFTLCFQKENIKGSAGAHLH; the protein is encoded by the coding sequence ATGGCCAAGGCACCCCTCCGTAAAATTCAAAAGAATAAACAGGAGCAACCTGAAAAAGAAATTTCGCTTCCCTCTCAAAGTAAAATAATCCGACTGATCAGAAATCACTCCGGTAATATGTTCCAACCGTCTTTTGGCGACCCTACAAAGCTGGGCGTGGCCAAAAATCCATATTACAAGTTCAGTAAAGTGGCAGAATTGAGCCCGGCGCTCATCCTTATTGCAGACAGGCAGGGGTTTATTGAGTATGCAAATCCAAGTTTTTTAAAACTCTCACAGTACAAAGAAGAAGAGGTAATTGGCTGCGGGCTCGAGATGTTCAAATCCAGCCTCGACTATCAACAGCAGTACACCGAATTGAAAACGGCGATAGGCAATGGTGAGGAATGGAAAGGGGAGCTGATTAATAATAAAAAAAGAGGCGGCACTTTCGTGTTTTCGGCTACGCTTACGCCGGTACGGAATGAATACGACTTTATCACGAGCTACATCATGGTTGGGCAGGATATTACTCCCTTTCGCGAGACTGAAAAGGAGTTGAAGATGGCGGTAGAGGAGAAAACGGTTCTTTTGTCAGAACTGCACCATCGCGTTAAAAATAACCTGGCTATTATATCGGGCCTCATGCAGTTACAAGCCTTCACCGAAGGCAACGAGAGCGTTCAGTCTAAACTGTATTCCAGCGTAGGGCGTGTTCAGGCTATGGCGAACATGCACGAGTTGTTGTATGAATCGGGGAGTTTCAGTCAGCTGGAATTTGGGCAGAACCTGAAGAAAATAGTTACCTCCATTTCTAAAATGTACTATGAGCTGACTCAAAAAATTGATGTAAAACTGGATGTGGAATCGGTGATGCTGAATATTAACCAGGCCCATCCCTGTTCGTTGATTATGAATGAGGTGATTACCAATGCGTACAAGCATGCCTTTACCAAAGCGGAGTCAGGCAAGATCCGCATTCAGCTTTATAACCAGGAACAAACGGTATATATATCCATTGCGGATAACGGTTCGGGCCTGCCGGAAGACTTTGACATTGACCGGGATAAAACCCTGGGGAATACCTTACTCAAAACCCTGGTAAAACAGCTGAACGGAACCTATCAATATATATCTGATGAGGGAGGTACCACCTTCACCCTGTGTTTTCAGAAAGAGAATATAAAGGGTTCAGCCGGGGCTCATTTACATTAG
- a CDS encoding response regulator: MKINVLIVEDDAAMRVVLRSTVLSADLDVEVAEIFEAENGKEGLEVLEKEKVDMMLVDIYMPIMDGLEMLDYARDHPKMADIPAIVVSSENNEDRIDAILRQGLGFVHKPLTHLLLKDKISEMINTKRSDETG; encoded by the coding sequence ATGAAGATAAATGTACTGATTGTTGAGGATGATGCTGCAATGAGAGTAGTGCTGAGAAGCACGGTACTTTCGGCAGATCTGGATGTTGAAGTGGCTGAAATTTTTGAAGCCGAAAATGGGAAGGAAGGACTGGAAGTCCTGGAAAAAGAAAAGGTAGATATGATGTTGGTTGACATCTACATGCCCATTATGGACGGACTGGAAATGCTGGATTATGCCCGCGACCATCCGAAGATGGCAGATATACCGGCCATCGTAGTTTCTTCCGAGAATAACGAAGACCGCATTGATGCCATTTTAAGGCAGGGGCTGGGTTTTGTGCATAAACCACTGACCCATCTTCTGCTGAAAGACAAAATCAGTGAGATGATTAATACTAAGAGAAGTGATGAAACCGGGTAA
- a CDS encoding PAS domain S-box protein, with product MGYTILILEDNKADASLMKRYLERSKEHFEEIILTKNSKTYIDALAEHEPDLIISDFRLPDITGIDAIDLKNEFHPDTPLIIVSATVGDEKAAELIKRGAVDFLIKNNIKERLVQVCKRALMEAHEIHKRRTAELKLSKSEERYSLLYETSLDGIIIGLPNSEGEILDVNPSICELLGYSKKEFLKLKRSDILFENKINTKEILQIRQKNYQFKGEMVMKHKDGSEIPVETTSRIVETADGQLLSYSIIRDIRERKAAQRKLQDQQKVEQLKNDIAQILNNNTSYQQSLNDCLERINDYLGWDIGHIYVKDVNEESVLFKSSTLISKSVRGKSIQNFLHKTKNLVFKKKQGYVGQVAAQKEPLWLQNENITQNYLRKDEALNAGIKTGLLLPITLNGRTEIVLEFYSRTEEEQCKVIEDVLIDVSNQMSLLLERKHNLELLESEKERYRLISKNSTDMISRHAPDGTYLYVSPASETLMGYAPEELLGTNAYDYFHPDDLEKIADSHRDITTSEDISTVVYRIRQKKGGWNWVETTSKSLRNPDSGEVYEIQTSTRDISDRKNYEEKLKQQSKLNEKIVNSLPGIFFILNENGMVERVNKQLQEMLDYNPEVLQKSYFNFVATEDHEAALESFNEAFETGLAETELNIITKEGDKIPFLITGIVDELNGNRYIIGSGLNITDRKKIEDELKWEKRFIDRAINSIPGLFYVLDEDGNYVRINDDFINTLGYSREEIDTMNPIDFYEPEDQPRVTEAIQKAFTEGSASLISRIRTKSGKLPYYYLTGAHFEENGNNYILGTGIDISDQVHTRELYSQAQEIAKIGAWEYDLIKNELHWTEATKQIHEVDTDYKPNVDEALKFYKEGESRERINEVVENAIENGEPYDVELQIITAKGNEKWVRAMGKAEFSGDTCVRIYGSFQDINAKKITEQSLMKSLNDQETMLMEIHHRVKNNLALVSGFLQLQAFQTDSEETFNLLSDSQSRIKSISLIHEQLYQSESFSQISMKENIQKLVQHVESSVPTETDVRIKLKVSDIQLNINQAIPLALIVNELLTNSYKHAFKGREKGIINIALNKSGKGIIKLTLSDDGIGLPPDFDMNHSTSLGFTLLKTLASQLNANLERNNPKKGSSFTVEFKPVSELKGASSNFF from the coding sequence AATCATTCTCACAAAAAACAGTAAAACCTATATAGATGCTCTTGCTGAACATGAACCGGATCTTATTATTTCCGATTTTCGCCTGCCTGATATAACCGGCATTGATGCCATTGACCTTAAGAATGAATTTCATCCGGATACCCCTCTTATCATCGTTTCAGCTACTGTAGGTGATGAGAAAGCTGCGGAACTTATTAAAAGAGGAGCTGTTGATTTCCTTATAAAAAACAATATTAAGGAAAGGTTGGTGCAGGTATGCAAACGTGCTCTTATGGAAGCCCATGAAATCCATAAGAGAAGAACAGCTGAGCTGAAGTTAAGCAAATCAGAGGAACGGTATAGCTTATTATATGAAACCAGCCTGGACGGAATCATTATCGGCTTGCCCAATTCTGAGGGAGAAATTCTGGATGTAAACCCCTCTATTTGTGAACTGCTTGGGTATTCAAAAAAAGAGTTTCTAAAATTAAAACGCTCCGATATCCTGTTTGAGAATAAAATAAATACAAAGGAAATACTTCAAATCCGGCAGAAGAATTACCAGTTTAAAGGTGAAATGGTAATGAAACATAAAGATGGATCTGAGATACCGGTAGAAACCACATCAAGGATCGTTGAAACAGCGGATGGTCAATTATTATCCTATAGTATTATAAGAGACATCCGAGAAAGAAAAGCTGCCCAACGCAAATTACAAGATCAACAGAAAGTGGAGCAACTGAAGAATGATATTGCCCAAATTTTAAATAATAATACCTCTTATCAACAATCACTTAATGATTGCCTGGAAAGAATTAATGACTACCTGGGATGGGATATCGGCCACATTTATGTTAAAGATGTGAATGAAGAATCTGTTCTGTTTAAGTCATCCACTTTAATATCTAAGTCGGTACGGGGCAAGTCCATTCAAAATTTTCTGCACAAAACTAAAAACCTGGTATTCAAGAAAAAGCAAGGATATGTAGGGCAAGTTGCAGCACAAAAAGAACCACTTTGGTTACAGAATGAAAATATAACACAGAACTACCTGAGAAAAGATGAAGCTCTGAATGCCGGGATTAAAACCGGACTTTTGCTGCCCATCACTCTAAACGGGCGAACCGAAATTGTATTAGAGTTTTACTCTCGCACAGAAGAAGAGCAATGTAAGGTGATTGAAGATGTACTGATAGATGTGAGTAATCAAATGAGCCTTTTGCTGGAGCGAAAGCACAATTTAGAGTTGCTTGAATCTGAAAAAGAACGATATCGGCTGATTTCCAAAAACTCAACCGATATGATATCCAGACATGCACCGGATGGCACTTATTTGTATGTCTCTCCAGCTTCTGAAACATTAATGGGGTATGCTCCTGAAGAGTTACTCGGCACCAATGCCTACGATTATTTCCACCCTGATGATCTTGAAAAAATAGCAGACAGTCATCGCGATATCACCACATCTGAGGACATCTCTACCGTAGTTTACCGCATAAGGCAAAAAAAAGGAGGATGGAATTGGGTAGAAACAACCAGTAAAAGCTTAAGAAACCCTGATTCAGGGGAAGTTTATGAAATACAAACCTCTACGCGCGATATTTCGGATCGTAAGAACTATGAAGAGAAACTGAAGCAGCAATCCAAACTGAATGAGAAAATAGTTAATAGCCTGCCGGGAATATTCTTCATCCTGAATGAGAACGGCATGGTTGAACGGGTCAATAAACAGCTACAGGAAATGCTGGATTATAATCCTGAGGTGCTCCAAAAGAGTTACTTTAATTTTGTAGCTACTGAAGACCATGAAGCGGCCCTGGAAAGTTTTAACGAGGCTTTTGAAACCGGCCTAGCCGAAACGGAACTGAACATTATTACCAAAGAGGGAGATAAAATACCCTTCCTGATTACAGGAATTGTTGACGAGCTGAATGGTAATAGATACATAATTGGATCCGGACTGAATATAACCGACCGAAAAAAAATTGAAGATGAGCTTAAGTGGGAAAAACGATTTATTGATCGGGCGATTAATTCCATCCCGGGATTGTTCTACGTATTGGATGAGGATGGAAATTACGTGCGGATAAATGATGACTTCATTAATACTCTTGGCTATTCAAGGGAAGAGATTGATACTATGAACCCAATTGATTTTTATGAGCCGGAAGATCAACCTCGTGTTACTGAAGCTATACAGAAAGCCTTTACGGAAGGCAGTGCCAGCCTAATCTCCAGGATTAGAACCAAAAGCGGGAAATTACCCTACTATTACCTGACCGGAGCCCACTTCGAGGAAAACGGAAACAACTATATACTGGGTACCGGTATTGATATTTCAGATCAGGTTCACACCCGGGAGTTATACTCCCAAGCACAGGAAATAGCCAAGATTGGTGCCTGGGAGTATGACTTAATTAAGAATGAGCTGCATTGGACAGAGGCAACCAAGCAAATCCATGAGGTGGATACAGATTACAAACCCAACGTGGATGAAGCTCTTAAGTTTTATAAAGAAGGTGAAAGCAGGGAAAGAATTAATGAAGTAGTTGAGAATGCCATTGAAAATGGTGAGCCCTACGATGTGGAACTGCAGATTATTACCGCTAAAGGAAACGAGAAGTGGGTTCGGGCCATGGGAAAGGCGGAGTTTTCAGGAGACACCTGCGTTAGGATTTATGGAAGTTTTCAGGACATTAACGCCAAAAAAATTACCGAACAGTCTTTGATGAAATCCCTCAATGATCAGGAAACCATGCTCATGGAAATTCATCACCGGGTAAAGAATAACCTCGCCCTGGTATCCGGTTTTCTTCAGCTGCAGGCCTTCCAGACAGATAGTGAAGAAACCTTTAACCTGCTGTCGGACAGCCAAAGCCGGATTAAATCCATATCTCTAATTCATGAGCAGCTTTACCAGTCTGAAAGCTTTTCCCAGATCAGCATGAAAGAGAATATACAGAAGCTGGTACAACATGTTGAAAGTTCCGTACCCACCGAAACTGATGTCCGGATTAAATTAAAAGTCAGTGATATTCAGCTTAATATTAATCAGGCTATACCCCTTGCATTAATTGTAAACGAGTTGCTGACCAATAGTTATAAACACGCGTTCAAAGGGAGGGAAAAAGGAATTATAAACATTGCATTAAACAAATCCGGAAAGGGAATCATCAAATTGACTCTTTCCGATGATGGAATAGGGCTCCCTCCTGATTTTGATATGAACCATTCTACCTCTTTGGGTTTTACTCTTTTAAAAACATTAGCCAGCCAGCTGAATGCCAATCTGGAGCGTAATAACCCCAAAAAGGGAAGCAGTTTTACCGTTGAGTTTAAACCCGTATCCGAATTAAAAGGAGCCTCAAGCAATTTCTTTTAA